A window from Lactiplantibacillus pentosus encodes these proteins:
- a CDS encoding CPBP family intramembrane glutamic endopeptidase, with the protein MQNSKQNQTNRVVSWLLNAAKLIGLFVLYQLAMIPTMLPSIMHKTSGIGVILSALASLVLLGLLIWWLIWLYRRQTPMVSRLPRPTRPIWGLVGMFALLEFGNVLSGLVVQQTPENQVILDKVFATNPVLNVILMALLAPIIEELIFRGLMYRWLFPRLTSWGRLVIAVAFSSILFALAHTTTFSPAIIAYLPIAIVLNLTYVWFNDIRYSLALHIINNSVAVIGMFALLSH; encoded by the coding sequence ATGCAAAATTCAAAACAGAATCAAACTAATCGCGTAGTCAGTTGGTTGCTTAATGCCGCCAAATTAATTGGATTATTCGTACTATACCAATTGGCGATGATTCCGACGATGCTACCGAGCATTATGCACAAGACGTCTGGAATTGGCGTTATTTTATCGGCACTGGCGAGTCTCGTTTTACTGGGACTATTAATTTGGTGGCTAATTTGGTTATATCGGCGTCAAACACCAATGGTCAGTCGATTGCCACGACCAACTCGACCAATCTGGGGTCTGGTTGGGATGTTTGCCTTATTAGAGTTCGGCAATGTGCTCTCAGGACTGGTCGTGCAACAAACGCCGGAGAACCAGGTGATCCTAGACAAGGTTTTCGCCACTAATCCAGTACTCAATGTGATTTTGATGGCGCTGCTGGCACCAATTATTGAAGAATTGATTTTTCGCGGGTTGATGTATCGGTGGCTGTTCCCACGTTTGACGAGTTGGGGAAGATTGGTGATTGCCGTCGCCTTTTCAAGTATCCTGTTCGCATTGGCACACACGACGACGTTCAGTCCCGCAATTATCGCTTACTTGCCGATTGCCATCGTACTCAATCTGACGTATGTCTGGTTTAATGATATTCGTTATAGTCTGGCACTTCATATTATTAATAATTCAGTCGCCGTGATTGGGATGTTTGCGCTACTGTCTCACTAG
- a CDS encoding fumarylacetoacetate hydrolase family protein: MKIGMRANRPFIITAENQGQPVLNAQTILEALYMAPDKRQLGSVETFKPEDLAAPVTQPRQIFAVGMNYRDHSEEIHITLPKVPSIFTKFSSSLAPANVAVTAHGPKTDWETELVIMIGRGGREIPVADAMSHVAGVMVGEDLSDRDVQFENDNPQFSMGKSFENYAPVGPWLTTVDELANLDDEVITTTVNGQTMQQAPLRQLIFKVPDLVHYLSTVCDLQPGDLIFTGTPSGTGVGRDPQVFLKSGDQLTGHITHLGTLNITIK; encoded by the coding sequence ATGAAAATTGGGATGCGTGCGAACCGACCATTTATCATTACGGCTGAAAATCAGGGACAACCAGTCTTGAATGCACAAACGATTTTGGAAGCGCTGTACATGGCGCCAGATAAGCGGCAGTTAGGATCAGTTGAAACCTTTAAACCGGAAGACTTAGCCGCACCGGTCACGCAACCGCGGCAGATTTTTGCCGTTGGGATGAATTACCGTGATCACTCCGAAGAGATTCACATCACGTTACCCAAGGTGCCAAGTATCTTCACGAAGTTCAGCAGTTCACTGGCCCCGGCCAACGTGGCTGTGACTGCCCATGGCCCTAAGACTGATTGGGAAACGGAGCTGGTCATCATGATTGGTCGTGGTGGGCGTGAGATTCCGGTCGCTGACGCTATGAGTCACGTGGCGGGTGTGATGGTCGGCGAGGATTTGTCAGATCGTGACGTCCAGTTTGAAAACGATAATCCCCAGTTTTCAATGGGTAAGTCGTTTGAGAATTACGCGCCGGTCGGACCTTGGCTGACGACGGTCGATGAATTGGCCAATTTGGATGATGAAGTGATCACGACGACCGTCAATGGTCAGACGATGCAGCAAGCCCCATTGCGGCAGCTGATTTTCAAAGTGCCCGACCTCGTGCACTACTTATCAACGGTTTGTGACTTGCAGCCAGGAGATTTGATTTTCACTGGGACACCGAGTGGCACTGGCGTTGGCCGGGACCCACAAGTCTTTTTGAAGTCTGGCGATCAGCTGACGGGCCACATCACGCACTTGGGAACCTTGAATATCACAATTAAATAA
- a CDS encoding acyltransferase family protein: MRIKWFSLVRITGLVLVLTYHFFQTQFTGGFIGVDVFFTFSGFLITSLMVDEFARSDNFKLMAFYGRRFYRIVPPLFIAVLVVLPLTYFIDHDFVTDIGKQVAAALGFTTNYFEIATGGSYENKFIPHLFVHTWSLAVEMHFYIVWGFVAWVVAKISRRLASGRQALTRFRWGLGILTTIFAIESLVMMTFGAVGLKDFSPVYFSSLTHCFPFFVGGLIGILSGIKAQGPVYRWTTAHSNPILASAIMLISFILLVTLGYEMKFEALQTYQGGLLLATVLAGVMIYGARLLHDQTPNLNEPRWMGFLADVSYSVYLYHWPLYVIFSHMMVNWLAALLTTVLSILLSALSYYVLEPVIAGKRGHLFGHRVTWRQLQLPVITAGVLLAVNAGVVIRNAPQLSTLEQNLWISGIYQDVDKVATTHDAVLAAVAPKKKQAPSHKNAPAKAPGVSIIGDSVTLGTRSYLGDHVANSNIDAEGDRTMNLAYKVMMNQQRSHTLREYVVICIGTNALDDYEEQTMKIIHDLEPGHKLILMTPYNARADANWNSSKLAVLERKLPEKYHFITIADWGKIAAQHPEVFKGTDGVHFGGIRAGDILYAKVINDALHAAKQTPAKTS, from the coding sequence ATGCGGATTAAATGGTTTAGTTTAGTACGAATCACCGGGCTCGTACTGGTATTAACGTACCACTTTTTTCAGACCCAGTTCACCGGTGGCTTTATTGGCGTGGATGTATTCTTCACCTTTTCCGGCTTTCTGATTACGTCACTGATGGTGGACGAATTTGCCCGTTCAGATAATTTTAAACTAATGGCCTTCTATGGCCGCCGGTTTTATCGAATCGTGCCACCACTGTTCATCGCCGTGTTGGTCGTGTTACCGCTGACTTATTTTATCGATCACGATTTTGTGACAGATATTGGCAAACAAGTCGCAGCGGCCTTAGGGTTCACGACTAATTATTTTGAAATTGCGACGGGTGGAAGTTATGAAAATAAGTTTATTCCGCACCTGTTCGTGCATACGTGGTCACTGGCAGTCGAAATGCACTTTTACATCGTCTGGGGCTTCGTCGCTTGGGTCGTTGCCAAAATCAGTCGCCGCTTAGCTAGTGGTCGGCAAGCGTTGACGCGTTTCCGTTGGGGCTTAGGCATTTTAACGACGATCTTTGCGATTGAAAGCCTGGTCATGATGACTTTTGGCGCGGTCGGACTGAAGGATTTTTCACCGGTCTATTTCTCAAGCCTCACGCACTGTTTTCCATTCTTTGTCGGCGGGCTGATTGGAATTTTGAGTGGCATTAAGGCTCAGGGGCCGGTGTATCGTTGGACGACGGCGCACAGCAACCCCATTTTAGCTTCAGCAATTATGTTGATTAGCTTTATTCTATTAGTGACGCTGGGTTACGAAATGAAATTTGAAGCCCTTCAGACCTATCAAGGTGGTTTGTTGCTAGCGACGGTACTGGCGGGCGTCATGATTTACGGGGCGCGCTTGCTCCATGACCAGACGCCTAATCTCAACGAACCACGGTGGATGGGCTTTCTAGCCGACGTCAGTTATAGCGTCTATCTCTATCATTGGCCGCTGTACGTGATTTTTTCACATATGATGGTCAACTGGTTGGCGGCCTTGCTCACGACGGTGCTGTCCATCTTGCTTTCAGCCTTATCATATTACGTCTTAGAACCTGTGATTGCGGGTAAACGGGGCCATCTCTTTGGTCATCGGGTCACCTGGCGCCAGCTACAATTGCCTGTCATCACGGCGGGCGTTCTGTTGGCGGTCAACGCGGGCGTGGTCATCAGAAATGCGCCTCAATTGTCGACTTTGGAACAAAACCTGTGGATCAGTGGCATTTATCAGGACGTCGATAAAGTGGCGACGACCCATGATGCCGTCTTAGCGGCGGTCGCACCGAAGAAAAAGCAAGCGCCAAGCCATAAAAACGCACCAGCCAAGGCACCGGGTGTGTCAATCATTGGCGATAGTGTCACGCTCGGAACGCGCTCTTATCTAGGGGACCACGTTGCCAACAGTAACATTGATGCGGAGGGTGACCGGACGATGAATCTGGCATATAAAGTCATGATGAACCAGCAACGGAGCCACACGCTACGCGAATACGTGGTCATCTGTATCGGGACCAATGCCTTGGATGATTATGAAGAACAAACTATGAAAATCATCCATGACCTGGAGCCGGGGCATAAATTAATCTTGATGACGCCGTATAACGCGCGCGCTGATGCAAACTGGAATTCATCAAAGTTAGCAGTGTTGGAACGCAAATTGCCTGAAAAGTACCATTTCATTACGATTGCGGACTGGGGCAAAATCGCTGCGCAACATCCAGAAGTCTTTAAGGGAACGGATGGGGTGCACTTTGGTGGCATTCGTGCAGGTGATATTCTGTACGCCAAAGTCATCAATGATGCCTTGCATGCGGCCAAGCAGACGCCGGCTAAAACGAGCTAA
- a CDS encoding Asp23/Gls24 family envelope stress response protein, with translation MADTTTLQPEVVFDDNVLAKIASNTAQEVDGVLSLQGNLIDDISNRFTDKDRPQTGVSIDTDDDDQTVGIELTAVLAYGKNGQEILNRVAEKIAKAVKSMTGYQVTKLKMVVKDMLTMEEWRQQNDKQQDDKQPSEKHPDEPSHHEQHPSDKQPKPAPDMQH, from the coding sequence ATGGCAGACACAACCACGTTACAACCTGAAGTTGTTTTTGATGATAATGTATTAGCGAAGATTGCGAGCAATACGGCCCAAGAAGTTGACGGTGTCTTGAGTTTACAAGGTAACTTGATCGACGACATCTCCAACCGGTTTACCGATAAGGACCGACCACAAACCGGGGTCTCCATCGATACCGATGATGACGATCAGACCGTGGGCATTGAGTTAACGGCCGTGCTCGCATACGGCAAGAACGGGCAAGAAATCTTGAACCGGGTCGCTGAAAAAATCGCCAAAGCGGTCAAATCAATGACTGGCTATCAAGTGACTAAGTTAAAAATGGTCGTTAAAGATATGTTAACGATGGAAGAATGGCGGCAACAGAATGACAAGCAGCAAGACGACAAGCAACCAAGCGAGAAACATCCAGATGAACCGTCGCATCATGAGCAGCATCCAAGCGACAAACAACCAAAACCAGCACCTGACATGCAACATTAA
- a CDS encoding GlsB/YeaQ/YmgE family stress response membrane protein, producing the protein MLGWLWSLIVGGVIGALAGAITSRDVPMGIIGNIIAGLVGAWIGQSLLGTWGPSLAGMALVPSILGAIILVLIVSAIFGMTKKR; encoded by the coding sequence ATGTTAGGATGGCTTTGGTCATTAATCGTTGGTGGTGTTATTGGGGCGTTGGCTGGCGCGATTACTAGTCGGGACGTGCCAATGGGAATTATCGGTAACATCATTGCTGGTTTAGTTGGTGCCTGGATCGGGCAATCACTGTTGGGGACGTGGGGACCATCATTAGCAGGGATGGCGTTAGTCCCATCGATTCTCGGCGCAATTATCTTAGTGCTAATTGTTTCAGCAATTTTCGGCATGACGAAGAAGCGATAG
- a CDS encoding MORN repeat-containing protein, which translates to MPATTEKQSVRLDHGRMSYNGAVFKHKFDGRGTLQVQKQGRYVGHFDNGRFEGPGEFIAPSGWRLQGNFDKGELSGVVKLHIGNKTYAQKITADGKLENAD; encoded by the coding sequence ATGCCAGCGACGACTGAGAAGCAAAGTGTTCGGCTGGACCATGGTCGAATGAGTTATAACGGCGCCGTATTCAAACACAAATTTGATGGGCGGGGAACGCTTCAAGTTCAAAAGCAGGGGCGCTACGTGGGTCACTTTGACAATGGCCGGTTTGAAGGCCCGGGCGAGTTTATTGCGCCTAGTGGTTGGCGATTACAAGGAAACTTCGACAAGGGCGAACTCAGCGGTGTCGTCAAGTTACATATTGGTAATAAGACGTACGCGCAAAAAATTACGGCGGATGGGAAGTTAGAAAATGCGGATTAA
- a CDS encoding Asp23/Gls24 family envelope stress response protein has product MAQPEQQLQTQLTFDDGVIEKIAGLASRNVDGVLSLEGGMLSNLTNRFRDEADPTQGVDAQVGKKQVALDMTMIVEYGKDMRQIFNQICQRVKQDVERYTGLQVIEIKVHVSDVMSKRDWQDQATGKPNTNQSTDNRQVE; this is encoded by the coding sequence ATGGCACAACCAGAACAACAATTACAGACGCAGTTGACGTTTGACGATGGTGTGATTGAAAAAATCGCCGGTTTAGCTTCACGCAATGTCGACGGTGTATTATCCCTAGAAGGCGGCATGTTAAGCAATTTAACGAACCGTTTTCGTGATGAAGCTGACCCAACGCAGGGGGTCGACGCACAAGTCGGCAAAAAGCAAGTTGCCTTGGATATGACGATGATTGTCGAATACGGCAAGGACATGCGCCAAATCTTCAACCAGATCTGTCAGCGCGTTAAACAGGACGTTGAACGGTATACCGGATTGCAAGTGATTGAAATCAAGGTCCACGTCAGCGATGTGATGAGCAAGCGCGATTGGCAAGACCAGGCAACCGGCAAGCCGAACACCAATCAGTCCACGGACAATCGGCAGGTTGAATAA
- a CDS encoding PTS lactose/cellobiose transporter subunit IIA, which produces MQQINTEHTLNVTMAMILNIGNARSLIAAALADVAGYRYQAAREKMRRAEAELLTAQQLQARRLVENAEAHRFVHSTLFMNAQATLVKVMSEFHMTQNLVSAFEHWEPEQ; this is translated from the coding sequence ATGCAACAGATAAATACTGAACATACGCTCAATGTCACAATGGCCATGATTTTAAATATCGGGAATGCCCGCTCACTAATTGCCGCGGCATTAGCTGATGTCGCTGGGTACCGCTACCAAGCGGCGCGTGAAAAAATGCGACGCGCGGAGGCCGAGTTATTGACGGCGCAACAGTTACAGGCTCGGCGGTTGGTCGAGAATGCCGAGGCGCACCGTTTTGTCCATTCCACGTTATTCATGAACGCGCAAGCCACCTTGGTCAAAGTCATGAGCGAATTCCATATGACGCAGAACTTAGTCAGTGCCTTTGAACACTGGGAACCGGAGCAGTGA
- the amaP gene encoding alkaline shock response membrane anchor protein AmaP, with translation MSRFAKFMVTLVGIILVLLAVFELGQLYPIPWLTEWLAEMTVSYPMVWSSLLIVFAAVAGIVGILMIIVGLFRPVKVNTLTYEGDHGQLTIPQRALERDLQYRLVSQLNLIDPDVQIKLRNRHRVRVKIDSMVSGKAKLESVAQQAAVIAQDYLSQQLGLKVEQPVVQVRPADHERKLTVV, from the coding sequence ATGAGCCGCTTTGCGAAGTTCATGGTAACACTTGTCGGAATCATCTTAGTGTTGTTAGCGGTCTTTGAATTAGGTCAATTGTATCCGATTCCGTGGCTCACGGAATGGCTGGCAGAAATGACGGTCAGCTATCCGATGGTCTGGAGTAGCTTGTTGATTGTCTTCGCTGCCGTGGCCGGTATCGTCGGTATTTTGATGATTATTGTCGGCTTGTTCAGACCCGTTAAGGTCAATACGCTGACTTATGAAGGCGATCACGGTCAATTGACGATTCCACAACGGGCTTTGGAACGTGACTTGCAGTATCGGTTAGTCAGTCAATTGAATTTGATTGATCCCGATGTTCAAATTAAGTTACGCAATCGCCACCGTGTTCGCGTCAAAATTGACTCGATGGTGAGCGGTAAGGCCAAGTTAGAGTCGGTGGCACAACAAGCGGCCGTCATTGCGCAGGATTACTTGAGCCAACAACTCGGACTGAAGGTTGAACAACCAGTCGTCCAAGTTCGGCCAGCTGACCATGAGCGCAAGTTGACCGTGGTGTAA
- a CDS encoding CAP domain-containing protein, producing MKKKLLYTGITTAALFVGTQLGVNNAQADTATTDDTTANQATNTAATQASTKTATNEKLATVKPTSQQQYDANVQTAKGNVATSKQQVADAQAKVTAAQTPVTAQSETVAASQERYDAGKALIDNAQQTLDADNQVLAQAEAKVATNQAKVTAAENKIPADQQQIEANKTAIANQPATEQRAQTAKVTADKALTQAKADQATAQTNVDKAKQTTAAKQAVVDQATKDQQAATTKANQAKTAVTTAQTAVTKNAQAISSTKSAIQNTTNEINANNSAISAAQAKVDAATAALAAAKKPSTTTESQSQYSAAMFPQSDITSSQTVTLTYPQNGKYVPNVDNINKYMFEYINELRAINGQPALKQTTTLQNNAISRAAAQVDGGLDHTGSVYSENLTQMYPEWYQSDQEVAYAAVMGWYDESNNVEQGSFGHRINLIYSTGNAGVAANVAKHVAAFEVDNAGMTSEAWDKYIDLFDNAHTSAATGTKSLPAVTFDYVQTTPADPKKIAAANAALNAATTSLTGLQTTGRSLAATLAKQNASLQTLQNQTSGLKATVATNQAAVAAAIARLSTANTNLAQARAALAPVQQQQATAQQNLTAAIAKTATAQAADDTAAKNLASAKTLVADLTAENTRLAAEIAALPAEIAVMKAQNEVDELRISIAKDMLAQGQAQVDAAKAQLAAGKALLDSQKADLAQLNQVLGAAKVDLAVAKGDLTATQAFLARVEANKYIVTTAVADGVTETADQATATSQSSQTLAVTANTSATATADAKSNVTTTASVNSAAKTVTKPATKPVAAQAAALPQTDEQSDAGLTVLGLLAASVSFFGFSKRRKHA from the coding sequence ATGAAAAAGAAATTGTTATATACCGGTATTACCACGGCTGCACTGTTTGTGGGGACCCAATTAGGGGTAAACAATGCACAGGCGGATACCGCAACGACGGATGATACCACGGCCAACCAAGCAACTAATACTGCTGCGACGCAGGCCAGCACGAAGACTGCCACCAATGAAAAATTAGCGACGGTCAAGCCAACTAGTCAGCAACAATATGATGCCAATGTTCAAACGGCTAAGGGGAATGTTGCGACTTCTAAACAACAGGTCGCCGATGCCCAAGCTAAGGTCACGGCAGCTCAGACACCAGTCACGGCGCAAAGCGAAACAGTTGCGGCTAGTCAGGAACGGTACGATGCTGGTAAGGCTCTGATTGATAACGCACAACAAACACTGGATGCTGACAATCAAGTTCTCGCCCAAGCTGAAGCTAAAGTTGCGACTAACCAGGCCAAGGTAACCGCCGCTGAAAATAAAATTCCAGCTGACCAACAACAGATTGAAGCTAACAAGACTGCAATTGCGAACCAGCCGGCAACCGAACAACGCGCCCAGACAGCAAAAGTGACTGCTGATAAGGCTTTGACGCAAGCAAAAGCTGATCAAGCCACGGCACAAACGAACGTTGATAAAGCCAAGCAAACAACCGCTGCTAAACAAGCGGTCGTCGACCAAGCAACTAAGGACCAGCAAGCTGCAACGACCAAGGCCAATCAGGCTAAAACCGCTGTCACCACCGCGCAAACGGCAGTGACTAAGAACGCCCAAGCAATCAGTTCAACAAAGTCAGCAATTCAGAACACGACCAATGAAATTAACGCTAATAATAGCGCCATCAGCGCGGCCCAAGCCAAAGTTGATGCTGCGACGGCAGCGTTAGCTGCAGCCAAGAAGCCATCGACAACGACCGAAAGTCAAAGTCAGTACAGCGCGGCAATGTTCCCACAATCGGATATTACCAGCAGCCAGACGGTGACGCTGACTTACCCTCAAAATGGCAAGTATGTGCCGAATGTGGATAACATCAATAAGTACATGTTTGAATATATCAACGAATTGCGCGCGATCAATGGTCAACCAGCGCTAAAGCAGACGACGACCTTGCAAAATAACGCAATTTCCCGTGCAGCTGCGCAAGTCGACGGTGGATTGGACCATACGGGTTCTGTTTATTCAGAAAACTTGACGCAGATGTATCCGGAATGGTATCAAAGTGACCAAGAAGTTGCTTATGCCGCTGTTATGGGCTGGTACGATGAATCTAACAATGTTGAACAGGGGTCATTTGGACACCGCATTAACCTGATCTATTCGACGGGGAATGCCGGCGTGGCAGCTAACGTAGCTAAACACGTCGCTGCCTTTGAAGTCGACAACGCTGGGATGACCAGTGAAGCCTGGGACAAGTACATTGATTTGTTCGACAACGCTCATACTTCGGCTGCGACGGGCACGAAATCTTTGCCTGCTGTCACGTTTGACTATGTTCAGACGACGCCGGCTGATCCTAAGAAGATTGCCGCTGCCAATGCCGCGTTGAATGCTGCCACGACCAGTTTGACTGGTTTACAAACGACGGGGCGCTCCTTAGCTGCCACGCTCGCTAAACAAAACGCCAGCTTACAAACGTTGCAAAATCAAACGAGTGGTTTGAAGGCCACGGTTGCCACTAACCAAGCAGCAGTTGCCGCCGCAATCGCACGCTTAAGTACGGCAAATACGAATCTAGCCCAGGCCCGTGCAGCTTTAGCGCCAGTTCAACAGCAGCAAGCCACTGCGCAACAAAACTTAACGGCCGCAATCGCTAAGACAGCTACAGCCCAAGCAGCCGACGACACTGCTGCTAAGAACTTAGCAAGTGCCAAGACGCTGGTTGCGGACTTGACTGCTGAAAATACCCGGTTAGCTGCCGAAATTGCAGCCTTACCAGCCGAAATTGCAGTAATGAAAGCTCAAAATGAAGTCGACGAACTACGAATTTCCATAGCTAAGGATATGTTGGCACAGGGACAAGCCCAAGTGGATGCTGCAAAAGCGCAATTAGCAGCTGGCAAGGCATTGTTGGATAGTCAAAAGGCCGATTTAGCACAACTCAATCAAGTATTGGGTGCTGCAAAGGTCGACTTGGCCGTTGCCAAGGGTGATTTGACTGCCACACAAGCTTTCTTGGCCCGGGTCGAAGCAAATAAATATATCGTTACGACGGCTGTTGCCGATGGTGTGACGGAAACTGCTGATCAAGCAACGGCAACAAGCCAGTCATCACAAACACTTGCCGTCACTGCGAACACGAGTGCTACCGCTACGGCTGACGCAAAGTCTAACGTTACGACGACTGCTTCCGTGAACAGCGCGGCGAAGACGGTTACGAAACCCGCTACCAAACCAGTAGCTGCTCAAGCGGCGGCTTTGCCACAGACGGATGAACAATCCGATGCTGGTTTAACGGTATTGGGATTATTAGCAGCCAGTGTTTCATTCTTTGGTTTCTCAAAACGGCGCAAACACGCCTAG
- a CDS encoding type IV toxin-antitoxin system AbiEi family antitoxin domain-containing protein, which translates to MSQPDKIMTYLNQNGGQITAKTVTSMDISPRVLRNMYAQGQLERLAPGVYIDPLEFGDDIAALQYRLSRGVFFKDTALFLYGMIDRTPSTYEMNFPLPYAYSTKTDEPIKIYRQKKDLYDIGITTTKTPGGNPVKLYNVERTLCDILRKRDRSDAETIKQAMNSYANRKEKNLGRLMGYARIFKVEKEISAYMGVLL; encoded by the coding sequence ATGAGTCAACCAGATAAAATTATGACGTATTTGAATCAGAATGGCGGGCAGATTACAGCAAAAACTGTCACCTCAATGGATATCTCACCCAGAGTGTTGCGCAACATGTATGCTCAAGGGCAACTTGAAAGGTTAGCGCCTGGTGTTTACATTGATCCACTCGAGTTTGGAGACGACATTGCAGCGTTACAATATCGTCTTTCGAGAGGAGTTTTTTTCAAGGATACGGCGTTGTTCCTTTATGGGATGATTGACCGGACACCCAGCACTTACGAAATGAATTTCCCGTTACCATACGCGTACAGCACTAAAACCGATGAACCAATCAAGATTTATCGACAGAAAAAGGACCTCTATGATATTGGCATAACCACAACGAAAACTCCCGGTGGAAATCCGGTTAAGCTTTACAATGTTGAGCGCACACTGTGTGATATTTTGCGAAAGCGAGACCGGTCAGATGCCGAGACAATCAAACAAGCGATGAACAGCTATGCCAATCGAAAAGAAAAAAATCTGGGTCGATTGATGGGTTACGCAAGAATATTTAAGGTAGAAAAGGAAATTAGTGCGTATATGGGGGTCCTACTGTGA
- a CDS encoding DUF4767 domain-containing protein, with amino-acid sequence MKRMWVGLILGSLLLAGCSSQSQSATKQSSAKTTTTKVKHSQSKPANAASASDDSASSTQATLWNTGKKAALSTFMASWQSEMGQTYVGTYDDKAPDHLGYHFPEVFKNGQLDGHVKWGSQAVSLKWSTDGEDSSPLQVVAVATGGKAKAIYPITYFFCLHNQRPVVLVTETTNGDQLILHDTQNSALQAGFAKIITGTKPAILSDTSLTAGTASAVDANQWPQTYQGTWYYYDEYSHKVQSFTQNSTDDLKLDYEPFDGRKWINIKGAHQGAGAGNYVYLRYHYFDGRQIPVMMMGSGAEAWFDGNAYQSAATAQQMQRWQYGDETKDHNNF; translated from the coding sequence ATGAAAAGAATGTGGGTCGGATTAATTTTAGGCAGTCTATTATTAGCGGGGTGTTCGTCGCAATCGCAGTCAGCAACGAAGCAATCCAGCGCGAAGACGACAACGACCAAAGTCAAGCACAGCCAGTCGAAGCCAGCAAACGCGGCCAGTGCCAGCGATGATTCAGCCTCCAGCACGCAGGCTACCTTGTGGAATACGGGGAAGAAGGCCGCCTTATCGACGTTTATGGCGTCCTGGCAGAGCGAGATGGGACAGACCTATGTCGGCACGTATGATGACAAGGCACCTGACCATTTGGGCTATCATTTTCCAGAAGTGTTCAAAAATGGACAATTGGATGGCCACGTCAAATGGGGGAGCCAGGCGGTTAGTTTGAAATGGTCGACGGATGGTGAAGACAGCAGTCCGCTGCAAGTTGTCGCGGTCGCAACGGGTGGTAAGGCGAAGGCAATCTATCCAATCACCTACTTCTTCTGCCTGCACAACCAACGGCCAGTGGTATTGGTCACTGAAACGACTAACGGCGACCAGTTGATTCTTCACGATACGCAAAATAGCGCGCTTCAAGCTGGGTTTGCCAAAATTATCACCGGGACGAAACCGGCAATCCTGTCCGATACGAGCCTCACCGCGGGAACGGCCAGTGCTGTCGACGCCAACCAGTGGCCGCAGACCTACCAGGGCACTTGGTATTACTATGATGAGTATAGCCATAAGGTGCAGTCGTTTACGCAAAACAGTACGGATGATTTGAAGCTGGATTATGAACCGTTTGATGGTCGCAAGTGGATCAATATCAAAGGCGCACATCAAGGTGCTGGGGCCGGCAATTATGTCTATTTGCGCTATCACTACTTTGATGGGCGCCAGATTCCAGTCATGATGATGGGGAGTGGCGCTGAAGCCTGGTTTGACGGGAACGCTTATCAGAGTGCGGCGACCGCGCAACAGATGCAGCGCTGGCAATATGGTGATGAAACTAAGGACCATAATAATTTTTAA